ATTGTAGTGGTAGTACTCTTATTAGCTGTGCTACTTATGAAAAGAAGGAAGAAATGATTATCCCTTTAATTCTTCTAAAGGTTTATGTTCTCTTTTTTCGTATATCAACAAGGACGAAATTACTACCAATCCTAGCACGTCCAGAAAGACGCTCGCTTCAACTAAAAGCGGTAAAGGTATTATAAATAGCCCTAACATCACTATACCGTTTTCTTCCTCAATGTAACCTATGATTTGTGCGGGAGTTGAATTCCTAGATGTTATTAAATATAGTCCTTGGAAAAAGAGAGCTAAAGGAAAGATAACTTGTTGAGGGAGTATCTTACCTATTACGAACTCGTAAATTGTGATAATAGCTACAAAGAAGAATGCCAAATCAATTACTAAAAGTGACGCTACCCCTTTTATCTTTTCTCTCTCTCCGAACTTATTACCGAGCATTTTAAGCAGAACATACGGGGTAATTACACCCCTAAGTACTGCAACTAACACCGCGAGGATAAAATAGTCGAACACTCCTGTAACTATTCCTAAAAATGTGGATAGTAATGCTAAAATTATTGATTGAATTCCACTCATCCTCACTAAGGGCTTATAGTAAGCCTGTCCTTGGATGTAAAAGGCGGTAATTATTACTGTTACTGAAATTAAATCGACGATCTCCTCTTTAATCATATTCTATCACCGAGAAAATTAATGATAAAATAGAAACGACGAAGGCAACTGCCAGAAAATCTTGAACTTTATACAGCCTTAGTTTTGATAGTGAAGTATCAATAATTACGGCAATGAAGATGAGTAACATCCATTTTAGGAACATTATTCCTAAATCTTCTACTGCACCTAAAATTCCGGTCTGTAGGCCCCAAGGTAATATAAATACGTTGAGCAAAACGGAACCTAGTAGGTACTGCTTCATATAACCTCCCCACTTTAGTAATGCAAGCAGTTTTCCGCTATATTCGTAAGTTAGTGCGTCGTCTATCATGCCCATTTCAGCTAAGCCTGAACTTTCAACTGGTAATTTTCCAGTTTCAAACAACCATAGCATGAAAAACGCTACTGACGCAAATACGTGATCTAAAGCAAGGTAGTACATGGGTTTTTCAGCAAACTCCAGCTCTATGTAGGGATTGTTAGTTCCAGTAATTAGTGCGACTGCAAAGAATACTGTAATTAGGGTAGCTTCTCCCAAAAAGTTGAAAGAGAGTGCCCTAGAAGTACCGAGGGCTACAAAATTACTCCCGGAGTCCATTGCTGAGGCTATCTTTAAAAATGCCGCTAAGGAGAAGAGTAACGCTCCTCCTAGAAAGTCAACAGTAGGGGTAAATATTACTGGCTGTGGGTAAACTACAGGTATGACGAAAGATATCAAAACGTAAATTGAGAATATTATGTAGGGTGAATAGATAAATACTGCAGAAGCGTTAACTGAAACTACGCTCTCTTTCTTTAGTAATTTTATAATATCGTAGTATGGTTGGAATATGCTCTGTCCTTTTCTAGTCGATATATTAGCTTTTAATTTATCTAGGATTCCTGCGTAAAGTGGAGAAAGTAAAATCACTCCTAAAACTTGAACTGCTGTTTCTATTATTACCTCAATCATATTATCACCGCCAAGAGAGTTATTATAATAAAAGCGAGAATCATGTAAAAAATGTAATAACTTAATGAACTATTCATGTATGAAGTAGATAAAATTCTAGAAAACCTCTTATATGCCTTAGCAAGGCTGTACATTGCCTCCCAAAATATATCTGCAGAGAATACTACCTCATTTTCTAAGATTTTGGTTCTAAGTAGTTTAGCGAGCATCATTCTGATATTATTTGCTAAAGCAAATGATGAATAATGTTCCTCAATTTTTTCTCCGTTATTCCAAATTTCGGTTCTCCTAATTTTAGGTTTTCCAAATATTCCGAATGTTATCAAGCTTATTATAAATAAAAGTAATAGTACATATAATGGTGAAATTCCTCCGAACGCCTTCCCATAATTTGAGACTATAAGTAAACCTTCCAGCATGCCTAAACATGGTACACCTGTAGTAAATCCTCTGAAGAAAATGTATGAAATTGATCCCAAAAGTAGTATAATAATTCCCACTACTAGTGTAATCGAAGCCTTGGCAGAACCTTCAGTTTTCCCTATCTTAAATATTTGAGTATAAGAAATAAATTTAATTAACGCACCTGTAGCTAATCCTTCACCCATTGCTACTATAGACCCTGAGATTATGGGAATAACAGAGAGGATGGAATGTTCAACATAAGCTAACATAAATAAGCTCTCTAAAAGCCCCCATGCGGCTACTCCGCCAATATTTGGTAATAATCCAGACATTGAAGATGCAAGCAATATTCCTCCTATTTTACCTCTCAAGGATTTAGTAACCTTTACGTAAGTTAAGGATTCTCCTTCAACACTACCGGAAATGAAGAATAACCCTGTCTTTGCTATAGAATGAGCTAAAGCAAATACGAGTGATACATCAAGAGCGAATTGTGATAATACTCCGTTGCTAATTAGATAAACACCTATTCCCGTTAGTATTGAACCGTTGTTCTCTATTGTACTGAAAGCTAGTAAGCCTTTCACGTGTTCAGAGACGTAGGCATATAGTGCTCCGAAGAAAATAGAAAAGCCTCCCATTCCTAATAATATAAAGCCAAAGTCTTGAGTTACTATACTTCGTTCTGTTAAAGATGCAATTTTTACTATACCGTATACTCCCATTAGCGTCATTGTAGCACTTAGTATTGCAGAGGAATTTGCGGGTGCAGATCCATGAGCTATTGGTAACCATTCCATCACTAAGAAAGGAAATATACCCATTTTTACTATGAATCCAAATGTAGATATTATGAAAGGTAAAGGTGAAGAAAGCTCTGTAAAGTATATGTTACCAGTAATAGAATACGAGTAGATGAATGCTGACAATATTAATACAGTGCTCAGTTCTCCAAAAGCCATAAAAGTAAACGCTGGATAGTCTATTTTCTTATTTAGTCCTATTATAGCATATGCAGGTATTGACATAATTTCCCAGCCTGCTAGAAATTCTATGTAATTATTAGAAATTAGTACGATATACATTCCTAGAATTGAAGTTATGAAAAGTGGAGAAAACCATTTACCGTAATTGTCGTAAAATATTGAGAAAGCTGAAGAAAGTAGCCATACTATTCCGGCTATAAGGAAGAATATGCAGTGTAATCCTTGGTATATTATGAGTGCCGACGCTATTCCTAGTGAGGAATATCCTATTTTTCTATTAAGTAGTGAAATTATTATAGATACTAATAATAAAAATAAAATGAGTAGCTGGAGCATTTTAATCACCTTTTGCTTCCATTAATGCCTTAAGTATGGTGTAAGGATTTGGAGGGCATCCTGCTATTTTAACGTCGCCCTTTATCTCTGGAGGTAAGCCTAATAGCCCGCCGGAAATTGCACATGTACCCAGAAGAATTACTAACTTAGGCTCTGGTATGGCTTCATATGCTCTCATAAGTGCTTCTCTCATTCCTTCGGTCATTATCCCCATTACTAAGAGCGCGTCTGCATGCCTAGGAGTGTTTGTAAAGAATATTCCAAACCTACTCATGTCGTATTGTGGGGAAGTCAATAACTTGAGTTCTAAATTACATCCTCCGCAAGTTCCTACATCTATTGGATAAATATAAAAAGACCTCTTGAAAGTTGTGTTGTTCTTTTCAACACCAAATATGTTAACGTTGCCAGTCGGTTTATATTCTGGGAAACATCTCCTACAGAATATGCACTTTTCTTTTTCCCAACCGTTGTCTATCGCATTAGTGGGGCAATCAACTTTTCCTTCTCCCTTTAATTCGGTACTCCAAGGTGCTACATCTAAAGGTTCTTCCTTTGGGAATTTTTCAGTTTTGATTCCTCTTTTTATTCCTTTTAAGAACCAGCTCATTCAAACTTCACCCCTACTTCTGAGATCCATATTCCAAAGCTTTCCCAGTTGAAAGGCAAATCTGTAAAAATATTTTTAACCATAGATTTAGAAAAAATTTTAATATTTATAGAAGAAGGTGATAATAAATATACTTCTTTAACTTTTCCATCATTTACTTCAACATAATATGCAAGGTCTCCAGAAGGACTTTCAACTCTTCCTATGGCTTTACCTTCTCTTTTCATTATACCGTAGTTCGCCTTTTTCAGACTTATTTTAGCTAATAGGCTTAGAGATTCTAGAATTTCATTTCCCCTTACTATGAACCTACCAAAAGCGTCTGCAGAATCGTAAGTTGATATTTTAAAATCTAGGTCTCTGTAAGGTAATCCTACTTCTTCTTTTCTAGCATCATATTCAAGGTTTGCAGCCCTTGCAGCGGGCCCTATGCTCTCTTCATCTTTAATGACCCCATTTCCTTGCAGTCTATCTATGAATGTTCTACTCTCTATTAAAGAGTTGAATAACTCACTGAACTCTTTTTCTATAAATTCTAGTCCTTCTATTTTTCCTTCTTCTAAGTTAATTCCTCCGTAATAATTAACACCAAAAAAATATCTATGTCCGAAGTACTTCCCTATTATTCTATTAACCTTCTCTATTAGCCATAATAATGAATTTGTAGGTACTTGAAATCCAGCAGATTCAGTAAGCCTCTCAATTACCAATAAGTTATTCCTTATTCTCTCAAGCTCAATCTCTGCTATTCTATCCAGCAGTAGTTCGTAAGGTACTTCAATCCCAATTGCTTTTTCTACAGCTAATAGGAAAGCTATAGAATGAGAAGCCGCAAAGGAAGCGTTTATTCTCTCTATATAGAGTAAAGTGTCGTTTATATCCTTATCTTTTATCTTAATTACCCTGGACTTATAGTAAGGGTTAACTGTAACTCTTCTGATGTATTCTCCGAATGTTATAATATCAAGCCTCACAGATTCCATTAATCCGCCAGTACTTGGACCATAAACGAAGTCAAATGAACCGTAAGCTGGTGCGTAGTTATCTTTCTCTTCGCTTTCTTCACATTCTGTGTAACCATCACTATATAAGCAGAATTTACCCAGTTTACCTATTTTTCTCCTCATAAAGACCACCAGATTATGATAAATATTCCTATAGCTAGTGATATAATTGCTGAAATTAAAGATATAATACCCAAGGTACTATTTTCATTTAGAGGTTCTTTTTCTCCTTTGAACGTCATTTTACTTACGTGATAATTAACTGAAATGAAGGCAGTAGATAATGCAATTAAGATTATAATGAATTCGATTATGCACTTTCTTACCAAAGATGATAATATGAGAAACTCACCTATAAAAGTCCCAAAAGGAGGAGTTCCGGTCACAGCGAGAGAGGATAGTAAAAGCGAATAAGATGCAAATTTGCTTTTCCATAAACCGTACTCTTCTATTCTCTTGCTTTCATAAGTTTTAATTAGAAGTCCGCTTGAGTAAAAAGCTCCAGCTTTACCGAATGCATGGGAAATCAACAAGATAACTGCTCCAAGAATTTGTCCGCTCGCTAATCCTAGTAATGCTAGGTTAATGTTTTCTATAGTTGAATAAGCAAAGAGTCTCTTGAAGAAAACTTGGCTAGCCATACTTATTGATGCAATAACTATGGAAATTGTAGAAATCCAAGAGTATAACGTAAAAATTGGGCATATTTCGTAAAATTGGTAAAGAACGTATAAAGCTACTGGCAATAAGACGCCGGAGAACATTGCACTTATTGGTGCAGGCGCTTCACTGTGTGCGTCAGGTAACCAAGTATTTACTGGAAATACACCTACCTTTGTACCGAAACCGACTAAGGCTATTGCTGATGCAATTCTTAACGTTAATGATGGTGAATGGTTCATTATTAGGTATGAAACTGTTAAGGAATGCGTGCTGTAGTATACTAGAATAATTGAGATGAATGCAAATGTAACTCCTGCAGAGACTATTATTGTATACCTCCAACCTACTTCCATTGCGGTGTCTGTACCTTCAGTTATTACTAAGAGTATTGTGGATATTGTTGTAGCTTCAATTCCTACCCACATTAAGCCTAAGTTGTTTATTACTAAAGCGAAAAACATTGAGGATGCAAAGAAGTTCAGTAGCAAAAAGTAAGTTCTTTCGCTTATTTTTGTCTTTTCTCCATTTAGATAACTTATAGAGAATAGGGTAGATAATAGATATATTGAAGATACCATCAATACGAAGTACCAAGTAAATTCGGTAACGTAAAAAGTACACGTTATAGGTACATCCTTGAGGAGTAATAGTGAAATTATTACTTCAGTGATTCCTGAGATTATTGTTGAGTATTTAATACCTTTGAAGAAGAGTAAACTAGCTAACAACGGAGTTATTATTAAACTGAGTATTAGAGCGTTCATGGGCTTTTCACCTATCTCTTTAGAGATAGGCGTCATCAGCCCTCATGAAATCGGGCGGTTTAGGGAAAATCCCCAGGGAGACGCCATTCCCTAGCTTCACTAATCGGCCATAGAGATTAATTTTAGGCTAACTTAAAAGTTTTATTTATATAAAATTGTTTGAAAGAAAGTTTCAATAGGCTACACTCTCGGGAATTAACAAAAATAATTTAAACTATTCCATATTGTATAAACAATATGGAACCGAATAGCTTTTCATCAAACAGTTAAAAAGCGATAGCTTCCCAATTTACCAGATTCCTCTTAGATGCATACGATTTAACTATGATTTTAACAATTGCTCCAGTAATTGCCACTGTCCTCTTTCCTCCATCGTCTTCATTAATTGGTGTGTTCACAGTAATACTTGCATACTCTTTAACTATAATATTTAGGCCTTTGGGCTCAGCAATTTTTGGGCATCTAGGAGATAAAATAGGCAGAAAAGGAGACTTAATAATTACAATTCTAGGGCTGGGGATTTCCAGTGCGTTAACATCTGCACTTCCTACTTATGCTGCGGTAGGGATATTGTCTTTCATCTTATTCGTTCTCATTAGGATAGCTGTAGGAGTATTCGCAGGTGGAGAATACGCTGCAGGGCACCCGTTTGCAATGGAGTGGACTCCGTTCAAATGGAGGGGTTTAATTAGCGGTTTAGTTCAAGGGGGATTCTCATTTGGTGCCGCATTAGCTGCAATAGTTGAAGGAGCTTTTATTGCACTCTTTGGAGTAAAGGCTTTAGACGTCTATGCTTGGAGGTACTTATTCCTAACTTCTCTAGTGCCTGCGTTTATTGCGTTAGCTATTAGGCTTACAATGAAAGAAACTCCTGTATTTGAGGATGTTAGAGCTAAAAAACAATTAGGAAGGCTCCATTCTTAGATTTATTCTAATGGGGGTTCAAAGGGGGCGGAAGACCCCATCCGTGGGGATGGATAGCCCCCTTTGTAGTAAAAGATAAATATTCAGCTCTTCGAACAATCTATTAATGTCTGACGTAGGGTTACGCTTCAGAGCGTACACAGACGAACAAACGTTGAGGGCGTTAAAAGCCCAGTTGAAGTTAGTGTGTGAAGTGTACAACACCTTACGCTGGGCAGATTCATATTTCTATTGAAGAGACGGGAAAGGATTAAATAAGACTGAGTTGAGGCAACTTGCCCTCGACTTGAGGAAACAGGATAAACAATACCAACAAATCTATTCCCAAACAGTGCAAGAGATTGCAGACAGATTCTACGACGCTAGAAAGAGGTTCTTCGATGGTTTAGCACGTTACCCAAAGGAAAAGAAACTTCATAAGTGGTACTCCTTAGTCTACCCTCAATCAGGTTGGAAAGTACTGAAAGTGAGAGAAATAAGAACAAAGAGTAAGAAAAACAAGAAGAAAATGTTCACGCTACGGTTATCAAATCTAGGAGTCTTTCACGTTATCGTGCATAGGGACTTCCCGCTGGACAAGGTAAAGAGGGTCGTAGTCAAATTAATGCCATCAGGGAGAATATACATTACCTTCATTGTCGATCAGGAGTTTCCTCAACTCCCCAAGACAAACAAAGTAGTTACTGTTGACGTCAATATAGAGAAACTTCTTACTACCTCTGACGGGGAATACGTGCCAAACGTAAGACCCTACGAGAAGGCGCTCAACAAGACTAGGAGACTTCATCAATCTCTATCGAGGAAGAAGTTTCTTTCAAAGAACTGGTTTAAGGCTAAGACTAAGCTAGCTAAGGCTTACGAGCACATGAAGAATCTTAGGATAGACATGTTCATGAAGTTGGGTAAGTATTTTGCTGAGCATTATGATGTGCTCGTAATGGAGGACATTAACGTTAGGCAACTTGTTGGTAAATCTCTAAGGTCTATGAGGAGGAGGCTTCATGACGTTGCTTTTCATGAGTTTAGGAGTATCATGGGATATCAGTTTGGGAAGTATGGTAAGGAGGTTCGTTTTGCTAATCCTGCTTTCACGTCTATGACTTGTGCTAGGTATGGTTATGTTAGGAGGGATCTAACTTTGGTGGATCGTGTGTTTTCGTGTCCTAAGTGTGGTTGGACTGTAGATAGGGATTATAATGCGACAATTAACATTTTGTATAGATCGGGGTTAGAACGACCCTTAGTGCTTGTGGAGCTGAGACCTCTACCGTTGGCAAGCCTCGGCTTTGACGCAGGAAGCCCTGTCCGTTAGGGCAGGGTAGTTCACCTAGGACCTGAAACCTTAGGGACTAGGTTAACTGAGTCTGCAGAAAATAAGGTTAGTCCTAATTAGATAAAACGTCTCCTAGATTAGCGGAGTAAACTGACACCTTGAATTTTCCTTTAAGATTTTTTAAATCGTCTTCTGAATAGCTTTCTTTTCCTTCATAATTTATATAAATACCTCTAAATTCTCCATTTATGAAAACTAGTCTGAAAACTCCGTCACCGTAACCCGTAATGTAAAGTACTGCAGGCTGTGGAAAAATTGAGGAAATTATTTCCTCAATTGTTGATACTAAATCTGTGGTGCAAACGTCTTTTTCTAAGAGTAACTTAGATTTAGCTACAATTTTAGTTATAAACGAAACACCCTTAAGTTTATCTGAAAGCATAATATTTTCCATTCTATTTTTATAACCAATATAATCTAGAGATAGCCTTTCCTTAATATTCTTATTTATTTCATCTGCGATTTTTCCAAAGTTCTTTTCATATGCCCCTTCATAATATACTCTAAAGAAAGGTTCATCATCAAGTATAATGTAGATCCTAAGGGTATTCTCATCGTTAATAAAATTGAATTGGAAGAAGTTTTTATCTATTTTCGTATAATAATTCAGCTTTAGTCTTTTCTTAAAAATCCCAGGATTAAGTTCAATGATTAATGTATTGTCACTTTTAATTGCAGAAGGTATGCATTCTATTACATTATCTAAATCGCTAAACCAAGACTTTAAGAATTCCTTGTCCATTATGGGCAGCTTGCTTATTTTTGAAATCATTTTTGTAAAGATAAGTAAGTTAGCTAATTAGATTTTTCTATATAAGTCCTATCTACGTTTACATAAATTAAGTTAAAATAATATTGTAATTATTAATTTGCCATAACACGACTTAAGTGGATATACCATAGATGTTTTTGCTTATTACTCAAATTATTATGTTAAAGTCCGTTAACAAACTTTAAATTCTCCTATGAAAGAGATTAACTCATGGCTAAAAACATTGTTGTAATGATAAATTCTGGTAAAGATCAAAAAGCTAAGATACTAACTGGATTAACTTTAGCACTAGTAGGAGAGCAAAAGCATCTATTTGATGATGTTCAAGTTATGTTCTTTGGTCCTAGCGAACAATTAATAGCTGAAAAAGATCCCGACATCATGAATATGCTAAACCAACTTGTGAGTCTAGAAAAAGTTTATGCTTGTCAACTGGTAGGAGATAGTATGAATATTACAGATAAACTGAAAGAAGTTCAAGGATTAACTGTAACTTTAGTAGGTCCAGTTATTGCAGATTTTGTAGCTAAGGGATATGAGATACTCAACTTTTAGAAAAATTTTAGATAAAGGTCGCTTTTTATTCTTATATGGATTTTAAGGTAATAGAAAAAGAGAGTGTTGCATCTTACCTTGGGATGAGAGTTATAGAAGTTAAAGATGGAATATCTAAGTTAGAAATTCCTTATTCTGAAAGAATATGCAGAAGAGGAGGGGTTCTCCACGGCGGAATGATAATGACTTCAATGGACTATGCAGGAGGGTTAGCAGTAGCTTCAATAAACGATGGAATAGACCAAGTTACGCAGGAACTTAAGGTTAACTTCCTTGAACCAATGTATGATGGTCCTTTTACTGTTGAGGCAAAAATAGTGAGGAAGGGAAGGACTGCAGTAGTTGTCGAGATAGAATTTAGGGATTCTGAAGGAAAGTTAGGTGCAGTAGGTTTAGGAACCTGGTATATAATTAGGGATAGGAAAGTGACTAAGGATCCTTAACTTCAAATTTTTTATAATCCAAAATTAATCCTACCTTGGAAAGTATACCTTCTCCTATTATATTTTCCTCCACTCTGGGATACCATAAGCATCTGCATAAGGTTTCATAATTTAGTATTCTGAGTGTAGCGTATTTTTGAACTACTGAAAAACATAACTTCGTAGTCAAACAAATTTCTCCTCCATCGCTTGCCGAGAAAGGTATTCTATCAAATATCTCAGAAGTAACTATAGTATCTCCTGAAAATCATGTATCGACATAAAACCATTCTTCTATATCTTCTATTATAGCCTTTATCCTCACTTAAAATATACCTCTTTAGGGCCTTCAATTCTAACCCTATATTTTATTGTTTTTGCGTAGTTGTATGCTTCTTCTGCTGTTTTTAATTCTTCTAAAACTTCTCCTTTTAAGTTGATAACCCTATAGGCTCTTTCTGCCGTTATTATAACTAGAAGAAGGAGAAGGAATTAAACCTTCTCCCGCTTTAAGCTGTTTAAATTCTCAAAATTATTTATATCTTCCTATTTGCTATTGATATTATGGACTTTAATGTTATAGCAGAAAAATGGCAGAAAGTTTGGGGAGAAAGGAGAATTTTTGAAGCAAACATTGATGAGAAAAAACCTAAGTTCTTTATTACAGTTCCTTTTCCTTATACTAATAGTCCTATGCACATAGGCCACGGTAGGACTTACGCTACTGCGGATATTTACGCAAGGTACATGAGAATGAAAGGATATAACGTTCTATTTCCCTTTGCTTTCCAGTTCACAGGAACTCCGATACTTTCAGTCGCAGATTCAATAAAGAGAGGAGACCAAGATATTATCGACTTCTTTAAGACCGTTTACGAAATAGATGAAGAGAAGATAAAGGAGCTTTCTGACCCATATAAGCTGGCAGAGTATTTTAGGCAGGAGATGGAGAAGACTGCAAAAGCTATAGGTTTAAGCGTTGATTGGAGGAGGAGTTTTACCACTATTGATGAGAGGTTTTCCTCATTAATTCAATGGCAATTTAAGAAATTAAAGGATAAGGGTAAATTGATTAAGGAAACTGACGCTGTAGGTTATTGCCCTAGAGACCAATTCCCGGTAGGGATGCATGATACTAAAGGAGACGTTGAACCTGAAATAGAAAAGCTTGACGTTATACTCTTCGAAGGGGAGTACTTTTATCCAGTAGCTACATCAAGACCCGAGACAGTATTTGCCGGAATAGGAATTGTAATTAATCCTTTAACGACTTACGTGATTGCAGAATATTCTGGAAAGAAAATTTTGTTATCTAAAGAGGCATTTGAAAAGCTTTCTTATCAGAAGGACTTAAAGATGATAGGAGAAATCAAACCGGATGAGCTAATAGGCAAGGAAGCTGTAAATCCGGTAACTAAAAAGAAGGTTAATGTCTTTTTAAGTAAGTTTGTAGACCCATCCTTCGGTACTGGGTTAGTAATGCTTACTCCGGCTCACGATCCTATACATA
This genomic interval from Acidianus sp. HS-5 contains the following:
- a CDS encoding respiratory chain complex I subunit 1 family protein, producing MIEVIIETAVQVLGVILLSPLYAGILDKLKANISTRKGQSIFQPYYDIIKLLKKESVVSVNASAVFIYSPYIIFSIYVLISFVIPVVYPQPVIFTPTVDFLGGALLFSLAAFLKIASAMDSGSNFVALGTSRALSFNFLGEATLITVFFAVALITGTNNPYIELEFAEKPMYYLALDHVFASVAFFMLWLFETGKLPVESSGLAEMGMIDDALTYEYSGKLLALLKWGGYMKQYLLGSVLLNVFILPWGLQTGILGAVEDLGIMFLKWMLLIFIAVIIDTSLSKLRLYKVQDFLAVAFVVSILSLIFSVIEYD
- a CDS encoding NADH:ubiquinone oxidoreductase yields the protein MSWFLKGIKRGIKTEKFPKEEPLDVAPWSTELKGEGKVDCPTNAIDNGWEKEKCIFCRRCFPEYKPTGNVNIFGVEKNNTTFKRSFYIYPIDVGTCGGCNLELKLLTSPQYDMSRFGIFFTNTPRHADALLVMGIMTEGMREALMRAYEAIPEPKLVILLGTCAISGGLLGLPPEIKGDVKIAGCPPNPYTILKALMEAKGD
- a CDS encoding hydrogenase — protein: MIKEEIVDLISVTVIITAFYIQGQAYYKPLVRMSGIQSIILALLSTFLGIVTGVFDYFILAVLVAVLRGVITPYVLLKMLGNKFGEREKIKGVASLLVIDLAFFFVAIITIYEFVIGKILPQQVIFPLALFFQGLYLITSRNSTPAQIIGYIEEENGIVMLGLFIIPLPLLVEASVFLDVLGLVVISSLLIYEKREHKPLEELKG
- a CDS encoding DsrE family protein is translated as MAKNIVVMINSGKDQKAKILTGLTLALVGEQKHLFDDVQVMFFGPSEQLIAEKDPDIMNMLNQLVSLEKVYACQLVGDSMNITDKLKEVQGLTVTLVGPVIADFVAKGYEILNF
- a CDS encoding proton-conducting transporter membrane subunit yields the protein MNALILSLIITPLLASLLFFKGIKYSTIISGITEVIISLLLLKDVPITCTFYVTEFTWYFVLMVSSIYLLSTLFSISYLNGEKTKISERTYFLLLNFFASSMFFALVINNLGLMWVGIEATTISTILLVITEGTDTAMEVGWRYTIIVSAGVTFAFISIILVYYSTHSLTVSYLIMNHSPSLTLRIASAIALVGFGTKVGVFPVNTWLPDAHSEAPAPISAMFSGVLLPVALYVLYQFYEICPIFTLYSWISTISIVIASISMASQVFFKRLFAYSTIENINLALLGLASGQILGAVILLISHAFGKAGAFYSSGLLIKTYESKRIEEYGLWKSKFASYSLLLSSLAVTGTPPFGTFIGEFLILSSLVRKCIIEFIIILIALSTAFISVNYHVSKMTFKGEKEPLNENSTLGIISLISAIISLAIGIFIIIWWSL
- a CDS encoding formate hydrogenlyase, whose translation is MRRKIGKLGKFCLYSDGYTECEESEEKDNYAPAYGSFDFVYGPSTGGLMESVRLDIITFGEYIRRVTVNPYYKSRVIKIKDKDINDTLLYIERINASFAASHSIAFLLAVEKAIGIEVPYELLLDRIAEIELERIRNNLLVIERLTESAGFQVPTNSLLWLIEKVNRIIGKYFGHRYFFGVNYYGGINLEEGKIEGLEFIEKEFSELFNSLIESRTFIDRLQGNGVIKDEESIGPAARAANLEYDARKEEVGLPYRDLDFKISTYDSADAFGRFIVRGNEILESLSLLAKISLKKANYGIMKREGKAIGRVESPSGDLAYYVEVNDGKVKEVYLLSPSSINIKIFSKSMVKNIFTDLPFNWESFGIWISEVGVKFE
- a CDS encoding PaaI family thioesterase; amino-acid sequence: MDFKVIEKESVASYLGMRVIEVKDGISKLEIPYSERICRRGGVLHGGMIMTSMDYAGGLAVASINDGIDQVTQELKVNFLEPMYDGPFTVEAKIVRKGRTAVVVEIEFRDSEGKLGAVGLGTWYIIRDRKVTKDP
- a CDS encoding proton-conducting transporter membrane subunit, with the protein product MLQLLILFLLLVSIIISLLNRKIGYSSLGIASALIIYQGLHCIFFLIAGIVWLLSSAFSIFYDNYGKWFSPLFITSILGMYIVLISNNYIEFLAGWEIMSIPAYAIIGLNKKIDYPAFTFMAFGELSTVLILSAFIYSYSITGNIYFTELSSPLPFIISTFGFIVKMGIFPFLVMEWLPIAHGSAPANSSAILSATMTLMGVYGIVKIASLTERSIVTQDFGFILLGMGGFSIFFGALYAYVSEHVKGLLAFSTIENNGSILTGIGVYLISNGVLSQFALDVSLVFALAHSIAKTGLFFISGSVEGESLTYVKVTKSLRGKIGGILLASSMSGLLPNIGGVAAWGLLESLFMLAYVEHSILSVIPIISGSIVAMGEGLATGALIKFISYTQIFKIGKTEGSAKASITLVVGIIILLLGSISYIFFRGFTTGVPCLGMLEGLLIVSNYGKAFGGISPLYVLLLLFIISLITFGIFGKPKIRRTEIWNNGEKIEEHYSSFALANNIRMMLAKLLRTKILENEVVFSADIFWEAMYSLAKAYKRFSRILSTSYMNSSLSYYIFYMILAFIIITLLAVII